The proteins below are encoded in one region of Carettochelys insculpta isolate YL-2023 chromosome 32, ASM3395843v1, whole genome shotgun sequence:
- the ACIN1 gene encoding apoptotic chromatin condensation inducer in the nucleus isoform X1 codes for MADGEEVTLDGRPLQALRVADLKAALQQRGLAKSGQKSALIKRLRGALMLENLQKHSTLHATFQPNSQIGEEMSQNSFIKQYLEKQHELLQQRLQREAREAAELEASGKSCPVSRDRSDSDEEGARRQERRSTRVRQARASKAPEGAQAAGPEEREAAPRGRRGTPRTTLKVEEDDEEEEEEDEEEEEEDEEEEEEEEEETAKALEGGGERGASWPPGFQASGSPQEAGGAQEKAGLMAPAPQQTRVPGSPLPQEEERPEAPAVGGPKSSGPQGRGSAQAPAPGESQAPDMPEPLEGGMILPSEPHGSGVTVTLAPQEKGEPSPPAPQDKGEPSPPAPQEKGEPCPPAPQEKGEPSPPAPQEKGEPCPPAPQDKGEPSPLPAPQDKGEPSPPARQEKGLPSPPATQDKGEPSPPAPQEKRLPSPPAPQDKGEPSPPDPPLEDSLEKKGVAGLQEDKEDLREEAEGPPEISQEGGVAASSRSPAPPQLSEGEDEGPPPQLTKEVPPIQEGLLETCLASAPPASQHRRRGGSDSDSDSSSSGSRSSRSESPPRKRQASRSSSSSSRKGSSETPGGPAGAGSGGDPPGRAEQRQRKSSQEEKEEAPMEVEPHQAAASPPTGPPAQLPGPDERPDGGPEDEDRKEAAAQHKAFKRKISLVSAAKGAVAGNSDTEGGPLGGRKRRWGASTATTQKKPSISITTESLKSLIPEMKPAAGQEAVVDLHADDSRLSEDEGERHGEPTAHEKGLKICRTVTQVVLAEGQENGQGEEEEEEEKEPEEEQPEAPQVTAEVPLPPPVEHEVKKVTLSDTLTRRSISQQRSGVSITIDDPVRTAQFPSPPRAKPSPIVHICNLVRPFTLAQLKELLGRTGTLVEDAFWIDKIKSHCYVTYSTVEEAVLTRNALHGVKWPQSNPKFLAADFAEQDELDFHRGLLAERAEAVTAAAAAGPGPVGGRGARRSAPREERSREPERAVREQWAEREREMERRERTRAEREWDRDKVREGPRSRSRERRRKELPKAKEKKAEKKREGPGGAPGQAAGRPLPQDQGCPLHLLAAPDRHPVRAEAGGAGGPGAGARAAAEGAGGGGVAPAGAEPAGGAGAAAGTQPGAGGQGRRGGGRRRRQGRSGTSRGQETQPESQPQHPREGPGGAPLSRGGAAPCGALPGPWGRGVTRASPVLPPPWGSAGSLGGVTLPPPWGSPGSLGGVTLPPHGALLGWGNSAPQVC; via the exons ATGGCGGACGGGGAGGAGGTGACTCTGGACGGGAGGCCGCTGCAGGCGCTGCGCGTCGCCGACCTGAAGGCGGCCCTGCAGCAGCGCGGCCTGGCCAAGAGCGGCCAGAAGAGCGCGCTCATCAAGCGGCTCCGCGGG gccctgatGCTGGAGAACCTGCAGAAGCACTCAACTCTGCACGCCACCTTCCAGCCCAACTCCCAG ATCGGCGAGGAGATGAGCCAGAACAGCTTCATTAAGCAATACCTGGAGAAGCAGCAcgagctgctgcagcagcggcTGCAGAGAGAGGCCCGGGAGGCAGCCGAGCTGGAGG CCTCCGGGAAGAGCTGCCCAGTTTCCCGCGACAGAAGCGACTCCGACGAGgaaggggccaggaggcaggagcGCCGCTCCACGCGGGTCCGGCAG GCCAGAGCCTCCAAGGCCCCGGAGGGGGCCCAGGCCGCAGGGCCCGAGGAGCGGGAGGCGGCCCCCAGGGGccggaggggcacccctcggACCACCCTGAAAGTGGAGGAGGATgacgaggaggaagaggaggaggacgaggaggaggaggaggaggacgaagaggaggaggaggaggaagaggaggagacagCGAAGGCTCtggaggggggaggagagagaggggccagctggcccccagGCTTCCAGGCGAGCGGCTCACCCCAGGAGGCCGGAGGAGCTCAGGAGAAGGCGGGGCTCATGGCCCCAGCACCCCAACAGACCAGGGTGCCCGGCTCCCCATTGCCCCAAGAAGAGGAGAGGCCTGAGGCCCCAGCAGTGGGGGGCCCCAAATCGtcagggccccagggcagggggtcagctcAGGCCCCAGCACCTGGGGAGAGCCAGGCGCCCGATATGCCTGAGCCCCTGGAAGGGGGCATGATCCTGCCCTCAGAACCCCATGGAAGTGGGGTAACTGTGACGCTGGCCCCCCAGGAGAAGGGGGAGCCCAGCCCACCGGCTCCCCAGGACAAGGGGGAGCCCAGCCCACCGGCTCCCCAGGAGAAGGGGGAGCCCTGCCCACCGGCTCCCCAGGAGAAGGGGGAGCCCAGCCCACCGGCTCCCCAGGAGAAGGGGGAGCCCTGCCCACCGGCTCCCCAGGAcaagggggagcccagccctctgccagccccgcaggacAAGGGGGAGCCCAGCCCACCGGCCCGCCAGGAGAAGGGATTACCAAGCCCACCGGCCACCCAGGACAAGGGGGAGCCCAGCCCGCCGGCCCCCCAGGAGAAGAGATTGCccagcccgccagccccccaggacaaGGGGGAGCCCAGCCCGCCAGACCCCCCACTGGAGGATTCCctggagaagaaaggagtggctGGGCTCCAGGAAGACAAGGAGGACCTCCGAGAGGAGGCAGAGGGGCCCCCTGAGATCTCACAGGAAGGTGGGGTGGCTGCAAGCTCCaggtccccagcccctccccagctgtcGGAAGGGGAGGATGAAGGCCCGCCCCCGCAGCTGACCAAGGAGGTCCCCCCCATTCAGGAAGGGCTGTTGGAGACCTGTCTCGCATCAgccccccctgcctcccagcaccgGCGGCGGGGTGGCTCGGACTCGGATTCTGATTCCTCCTCCTCTGGATCCCGCTCTAGCCGCTCTGAGTCGCCCCCCCGGAAGCGCCAGGCCTCGCGCtcgagctccagcagcagcaggaag GGCAGCTCAGAGACGCCGGGGGGCCCAGCCGGGGCAGGGTCCGGGGGGGACCCGCCGGGCCGGGCAGAACAGAGGCAGCGGAAGAG TagtcaggaggagaaggaggaggcaccTATGGAGGTGGAACCCCACCAGGCCGCCGCCAGCCCCCCGACcggcccccctgcccagctccccggcCCAGACGAGCGCCCCGACGGGGGACCCGAGGACGAGGACAGAAAAGAG GCCGCCGCCCAGCACAAGGCGTTCAAGAGGAAAATCTCCCTCGTGT CGGCGGCCAAGGGGGCAGTGGCGGGGAACAGCGACACGGAGGGCGGCCCGTTGGGGGGGCGCAAGCGGCGCTGGGGGGCCAGCACGGCTACCACCCAGAAGAAACCATCCATCAGCATCACCACTGAGTCACTCAAG AGCCTGATCCCAGAGATGAAGCCGGCGGCGGGGCAGGAGGCGGTGGTGGACCTGCACGCCGACGACTCGCGCCTCTCGGAGGACGAGGGCGAGCGCCACGGGGAGCCGACGGCCCATGAGAAGGGCCTCAAGATCTGCCGGACGGTCACACAG GTGGTGCTGGCCGAGGGGCAGGAGAACGGGCagggcgaggaggaggaggaggaagagaaggagccgGAGGAAGAGCAGCCGGAGGCCCCCCAGGTCACGGccgaggtgcccctgcccccacctgtggAACATGAAGTCAAGAAAG TGACGCTCAGCGACACCCTGACCCGCCGGTCCATCAGCCAGCAGCGCTCGGGCGTCTCCATCACCATCGACGACCCCGTGCGCACGGCGCagttcccctccccgccccgtgcCAAGCCCAGCCCCATCGTACACATCTGCAACCTG GTGAGGCCCTTCACGCTGGCCCAGCTGAAGGAGCTGCTCGGCCGCACGGGGACGCTGGTGGAAGACGCTTTTTGGATCGACAAGATCAAGTCGCACTGTTACGTCACA TACTCCACGGTGGAGGAGGCAGTGCTGACCCGCAatgccctgcatggggtgaagtGGCCCCAGTCCAACCCCAAGTTCCTGGCGGCAGACTTCGCCGAGCAGGACGAG CTGGACTTCCACCGGGGGCTGCTGGCGGAGCGGGCGGAGGCGGTGACggcggcagcagctgcagggcccggGCCGGTCGGGGGGCGCGGAGCCCGGCGCTCAGCCCCCCGGGAGGAGCGCTCACGGGAGCCAGAGCGGGCGGTGCGGGAGCAGTGGGCGGAGCGGGAGCGGGAGATGGAGCGGCGGGAGCGGACGCGGGCGGAGCGGGAGTGGGACCGCGACAAGGTGCGGGAGGGGCCCCGCTCCCGGTCCCGTGAGCGCCGCCGCAAGGAGCTGCCGAAGGCCAAGGAAAAGAAAGCCGAGAAAAAA AGAGAAGGCCCCGGAGGAGCCCCCGGCCAAGCTGCTGGACGACCTCTTCCGCAAGACCAAGGCTGCCCCCTGCATCTACTGGCTGCCCCTGACAGACACCCAG TTCGTGCAGAAGCAGGCGGAGCGGGCGGCCCGGGCGCGGGAGCGCGAGCGGCGGCggaaggagctggaggaggaggagtcgcGCCAGCAGGAGCGGAGCCGGCAGGCGGAGCGGGAGCGGCGGCGGGAACACAGCCGGGAGCGGGGGGCCAGGGGCGCCGCGGGGGGGGCAGGCGGCGCCGACAGGGGCGGTCGGGAACGTCGCGAGGCCAAGAGACACAGCCGGAGTCGCAGCCACAGCACCCCCGTGAGGGACCGGGGGGGGCGCCGCTGagccgggggggggcagccccctgtggggctctgccgggtccctggggcaggggggtaaCTCGAgcctcccctgtcctgccccccccatgggGATCTGCTGGGTCCCTGGGTGGGGTAACTCTGCCCCCCCCATGGGGATCTCCTGGGTCCCTGGGTGGGGTAACTCTGCCCCCccatggggctctcctggggtGGGGTAACTCTGCCCCCCAAGTCtgttaa
- the ACIN1 gene encoding apoptotic chromatin condensation inducer in the nucleus isoform X2: protein MADGEEVTLDGRPLQALRVADLKAALQQRGLAKSGQKSALIKRLRGALMLENLQKHSTLHATFQPNSQIGEEMSQNSFIKQYLEKQHELLQQRLQREAREAAELEASGKSCPVSRDRSDSDEEGARRQERRSTRVRQARASKAPEGAQAAGPEEREAAPRGRRGTPRTTLKVEEDDEEEEEEDEEEEEEDEEEEEEEEEETAKALEGGGERGASWPPGFQASGSPQEAGGAQEKAGLMAPAPQQTRVPGSPLPQEEERPEAPAVGGPKSSGPQGRGSAQAPAPGESQAPDMPEPLEGGMILPSEPHGSGVTVTLAPQEKGEPSPPAPQDKGEPSPPAPQEKGEPCPPAPQEKGEPSPPAPQEKGEPCPPAPQDKGEPSPLPAPQDKGEPSPPARQEKGLPSPPATQDKGEPSPPAPQEKRLPSPPAPQDKGEPSPPDPPLEDSLEKKGVAGLQEDKEDLREEAEGPPEISQEGGVAASSRSPAPPQLSEGEDEGPPPQLTKEVPPIQEGLLETCLASAPPASQHRRRGGSDSDSDSSSSGSRSSRSESPPRKRQASRSSSSSSRKSRSPEASLGSPAHHQEALESPRAEGRAPLLAPQRHPSRGHRPSPESLRGSSETPGGPAGAGSGGDPPGRAEQRQRKSSQEEKEEAPMEVEPHQAAASPPTGPPAQLPGPDERPDGGPEDEDRKEAAAQHKAFKRKISLVSAAKGAVAGNSDTEGGPLGGRKRRWGASTATTQKKPSISITTESLKSLIPEMKPAAGQEAVVDLHADDSRLSEDEGERHGEPTAHEKGLKICRTVTQVVLAEGQENGQGEEEEEEEKEPEEEQPEAPQVTAEVPLPPPVEHEVKKVTLSDTLTRRSISQQRSGVSITIDDPVRTAQFPSPPRAKPSPIVHICNLVRPFTLAQLKELLGRTGTLVEDAFWIDKIKSHCYVTYSTVEEAVLTRNALHGVKWPQSNPKFLAADFAEQDELDFHRGLLAERAEAVTAAAAAGPGPVGGRGARRSAPREERSREPERAVREQWAEREREMERRERTRAEREWDRDKVREGPRSRSRERRRKELPKAKEKKAEKKEKAPEEPPAKLLDDLFRKTKAAPCIYWLPLTDTQFVQKQAERAARARERERRRKELEEEESRQQERSRQAERERRREHSRERGARGAAGGAGGADRGGRERREAKRHSRSRSHSTPVRDRGGRR, encoded by the exons ATGGCGGACGGGGAGGAGGTGACTCTGGACGGGAGGCCGCTGCAGGCGCTGCGCGTCGCCGACCTGAAGGCGGCCCTGCAGCAGCGCGGCCTGGCCAAGAGCGGCCAGAAGAGCGCGCTCATCAAGCGGCTCCGCGGG gccctgatGCTGGAGAACCTGCAGAAGCACTCAACTCTGCACGCCACCTTCCAGCCCAACTCCCAG ATCGGCGAGGAGATGAGCCAGAACAGCTTCATTAAGCAATACCTGGAGAAGCAGCAcgagctgctgcagcagcggcTGCAGAGAGAGGCCCGGGAGGCAGCCGAGCTGGAGG CCTCCGGGAAGAGCTGCCCAGTTTCCCGCGACAGAAGCGACTCCGACGAGgaaggggccaggaggcaggagcGCCGCTCCACGCGGGTCCGGCAG GCCAGAGCCTCCAAGGCCCCGGAGGGGGCCCAGGCCGCAGGGCCCGAGGAGCGGGAGGCGGCCCCCAGGGGccggaggggcacccctcggACCACCCTGAAAGTGGAGGAGGATgacgaggaggaagaggaggaggacgaggaggaggaggaggaggacgaagaggaggaggaggaggaagaggaggagacagCGAAGGCTCtggaggggggaggagagagaggggccagctggcccccagGCTTCCAGGCGAGCGGCTCACCCCAGGAGGCCGGAGGAGCTCAGGAGAAGGCGGGGCTCATGGCCCCAGCACCCCAACAGACCAGGGTGCCCGGCTCCCCATTGCCCCAAGAAGAGGAGAGGCCTGAGGCCCCAGCAGTGGGGGGCCCCAAATCGtcagggccccagggcagggggtcagctcAGGCCCCAGCACCTGGGGAGAGCCAGGCGCCCGATATGCCTGAGCCCCTGGAAGGGGGCATGATCCTGCCCTCAGAACCCCATGGAAGTGGGGTAACTGTGACGCTGGCCCCCCAGGAGAAGGGGGAGCCCAGCCCACCGGCTCCCCAGGACAAGGGGGAGCCCAGCCCACCGGCTCCCCAGGAGAAGGGGGAGCCCTGCCCACCGGCTCCCCAGGAGAAGGGGGAGCCCAGCCCACCGGCTCCCCAGGAGAAGGGGGAGCCCTGCCCACCGGCTCCCCAGGAcaagggggagcccagccctctgccagccccgcaggacAAGGGGGAGCCCAGCCCACCGGCCCGCCAGGAGAAGGGATTACCAAGCCCACCGGCCACCCAGGACAAGGGGGAGCCCAGCCCGCCGGCCCCCCAGGAGAAGAGATTGCccagcccgccagccccccaggacaaGGGGGAGCCCAGCCCGCCAGACCCCCCACTGGAGGATTCCctggagaagaaaggagtggctGGGCTCCAGGAAGACAAGGAGGACCTCCGAGAGGAGGCAGAGGGGCCCCCTGAGATCTCACAGGAAGGTGGGGTGGCTGCAAGCTCCaggtccccagcccctccccagctgtcGGAAGGGGAGGATGAAGGCCCGCCCCCGCAGCTGACCAAGGAGGTCCCCCCCATTCAGGAAGGGCTGTTGGAGACCTGTCTCGCATCAgccccccctgcctcccagcaccgGCGGCGGGGTGGCTCGGACTCGGATTCTGATTCCTCCTCCTCTGGATCCCGCTCTAGCCGCTCTGAGTCGCCCCCCCGGAAGCGCCAGGCCTCGCGCtcgagctccagcagcagcaggaag TCGCGCAGCCCCGAGGCCTCGCTCGGCTCTCCGGCACACCACCAGGAGGCACTGGAGAGCCCCAGGGCGGAGGGCAGAGCCCCCTTGCTGGCCCCCCAGAGACATCCCAGCCGTGGGCACCGGCCCAGCCCGGAGTCACTGCGG GGCAGCTCAGAGACGCCGGGGGGCCCAGCCGGGGCAGGGTCCGGGGGGGACCCGCCGGGCCGGGCAGAACAGAGGCAGCGGAAGAG TagtcaggaggagaaggaggaggcaccTATGGAGGTGGAACCCCACCAGGCCGCCGCCAGCCCCCCGACcggcccccctgcccagctccccggcCCAGACGAGCGCCCCGACGGGGGACCCGAGGACGAGGACAGAAAAGAG GCCGCCGCCCAGCACAAGGCGTTCAAGAGGAAAATCTCCCTCGTGT CGGCGGCCAAGGGGGCAGTGGCGGGGAACAGCGACACGGAGGGCGGCCCGTTGGGGGGGCGCAAGCGGCGCTGGGGGGCCAGCACGGCTACCACCCAGAAGAAACCATCCATCAGCATCACCACTGAGTCACTCAAG AGCCTGATCCCAGAGATGAAGCCGGCGGCGGGGCAGGAGGCGGTGGTGGACCTGCACGCCGACGACTCGCGCCTCTCGGAGGACGAGGGCGAGCGCCACGGGGAGCCGACGGCCCATGAGAAGGGCCTCAAGATCTGCCGGACGGTCACACAG GTGGTGCTGGCCGAGGGGCAGGAGAACGGGCagggcgaggaggaggaggaggaagagaaggagccgGAGGAAGAGCAGCCGGAGGCCCCCCAGGTCACGGccgaggtgcccctgcccccacctgtggAACATGAAGTCAAGAAAG TGACGCTCAGCGACACCCTGACCCGCCGGTCCATCAGCCAGCAGCGCTCGGGCGTCTCCATCACCATCGACGACCCCGTGCGCACGGCGCagttcccctccccgccccgtgcCAAGCCCAGCCCCATCGTACACATCTGCAACCTG GTGAGGCCCTTCACGCTGGCCCAGCTGAAGGAGCTGCTCGGCCGCACGGGGACGCTGGTGGAAGACGCTTTTTGGATCGACAAGATCAAGTCGCACTGTTACGTCACA TACTCCACGGTGGAGGAGGCAGTGCTGACCCGCAatgccctgcatggggtgaagtGGCCCCAGTCCAACCCCAAGTTCCTGGCGGCAGACTTCGCCGAGCAGGACGAG CTGGACTTCCACCGGGGGCTGCTGGCGGAGCGGGCGGAGGCGGTGACggcggcagcagctgcagggcccggGCCGGTCGGGGGGCGCGGAGCCCGGCGCTCAGCCCCCCGGGAGGAGCGCTCACGGGAGCCAGAGCGGGCGGTGCGGGAGCAGTGGGCGGAGCGGGAGCGGGAGATGGAGCGGCGGGAGCGGACGCGGGCGGAGCGGGAGTGGGACCGCGACAAGGTGCGGGAGGGGCCCCGCTCCCGGTCCCGTGAGCGCCGCCGCAAGGAGCTGCCGAAGGCCAAGGAAAAGAAAGCCGAGAAAAAAG AGAAGGCCCCGGAGGAGCCCCCGGCCAAGCTGCTGGACGACCTCTTCCGCAAGACCAAGGCTGCCCCCTGCATCTACTGGCTGCCCCTGACAGACACCCAG TTCGTGCAGAAGCAGGCGGAGCGGGCGGCCCGGGCGCGGGAGCGCGAGCGGCGGCggaaggagctggaggaggaggagtcgcGCCAGCAGGAGCGGAGCCGGCAGGCGGAGCGGGAGCGGCGGCGGGAACACAGCCGGGAGCGGGGGGCCAGGGGCGCCGCGGGGGGGGCAGGCGGCGCCGACAGGGGCGGTCGGGAACGTCGCGAGGCCAAGAGACACAGCCGGAGTCGCAGCCACAGCACCCCCGTGAGGGACCGGGGGGGGCGCCGCTGa
- the C32H14orf119 gene encoding uncharacterized protein C14orf119 homolog, translating to MAAPGPAQEMLCVLHWFTGWLGPQRQRFLQDLLAKAAPSKLRPLLEGLEGLSLAAPPPSLFQCQLRLWDQWFRGWSDAQRNHFLGQLEQADPAFVALFYRQLAATAGQE from the coding sequence ATGGCGGCGCCTGGCCCGGCCCAGGAGATGCTCTGCGTCCTGCACTGGTTCACGGGCTGGTTGGGCCCCCAGCGGCAGCGCttcctgcaggacctgctggccaAGGCGGCGCCCAGCAAActgcgccccctgctggaggggctggaggggctgagcctggccgccccgcccccctccctcttccagtGCCAGCTGCGCCTCTGGGACCAGTGGTTCCGGGGCTGGAGCGACGCCCAGCGCAACCACTTCCTGGGCCAGCTGGAGCAGGCTGACCCGGCCTTCGTCGCCCTCTTCTACCGCCAGCTGGCCGCCACCGCCGGGCAGGAGTAG